In a single window of the Acipenser ruthenus chromosome 8, fAciRut3.2 maternal haplotype, whole genome shotgun sequence genome:
- the LOC117407063 gene encoding CREB/ATF bZIP transcription factor-like isoform X1 encodes MRHSQRIRNSKLNNTNNNVLDEDIKVGLIDDLFSSSFPKICPEQGRTETKTEELQQKHCEMITRKRKRTEEAIHLETTSSKPASKNTVCDAFEVSENTTRVNQQQQFSHVTSEELSGLELSDLFDIEDFNWELDKDPSSPLLEVGLDGFPHHAPDDTTTQLDSDLSSFGSLQNLMNSEGGATDAQYRFQNQQRSGQKTQQSTVDLPGRSNRNAIAARVNRLKKKEYVNGLENKVTSLATENKELKEENKQLSKRLGELEDETRYLRAVLANESTLAQLLSRLAGGNGMKLSTSLFKEPKENDHDYALPGKKVKLEEKETSGGVCLHVDNNIVSVEFCSKCAESANSSHKIFFLGDCLAMLCWWGLQNSHAPDSMWILLWWKLKKRDLLLASCPDFY; translated from the exons ATGCGTCACAGCCAGCGCATAAGAAACTCTAAAttgaacaatacaaataataatgttttggaTGAAGACATCAAAGTTGGTTTGATTGATGATTTATTTTCCAGCTCTTTCCCCAAAATATGCCCGGAACAAGGAAGGACGGAAACTAAAACGGAAGAACTGCAACAAAAACATTGTGAGATGATAACCAGAAAAAGAAAGCGGACCGAAGAAGCTATACATCTTGAAACCACATCTTCCAAACCTGCTTCTAAAAATACGGTATGTGACGCCTTTGAAGTGTCTGAAAATACCACTCGGGTTAACCAACAACAGCAGTTCTCCCATGTGACGAGTGAGGAGCTGTCGGGACTGGAACTTTCGGATTTGTTCGACATTGAAGATTTTAACTGGGAACTGGATAAAGACCCCAGTTCTCCGCTTCTCGAAGTTGGTCTGGACGGGTTTCCACATCATGCCCCTGATGACACAACAACGCAGCTGGATTCTGACCTGAGCTCGTTTGGGTCGCTGCAAAACCTAATGAACTCTGAAGGTGGCGCAACCGATGCTCAATATCGGTTCCAAAATCAACAGAGAAGTGGGCAAAAAACTCAGCAATCTACAGTGGATCTACCAGGGAGGAGCAACCGCAACGCTATTGCTGCCAGAGTGAATCGTTTGAAAAAGAAAGAGTACGTAAACGGATTGGAAAATAAAGTCACCAGTTTGGCGACGGAGAATAAGGAGCTGAAAGAAGAGAATAAACAACTAAGCAAGAGGTTGGGTGAGCTGGAAGACGAGACGAGGTACCTCAGGGCTGTCCTGGCTAACGAAAGCACGTTAGCCCAGCTTTTAAGCAGACTCGCCGGTGGGAATGGGATGAAGCTGTCTACCTCGCTTTTCAAGGAACCCAAAGAGAACGACCACGATTACGCGCTTCCCGGGAAAAAGGTGAAGTTGGAGGAAAAGGAAACGTCCGGAGGGGTTTGTCTTCACGTCGATAACAATATCGTCTCTGTGGAATTCTGCTCTAAATGTGCAGAAAGCGCAAACTCGTCGCATAAAAT TTTTTTTCTAGGTGACTGTCTTGCCATGCTGTGTTGGTGGGGGTTACAGAACAGCCATGCACCTGACTCCATG TGGATACTGCTGTGGTGGAAGCTGAAGAAACGGGACCTGCTGCTGGCATCTTGTCCTGATTTTTATTAA
- the LOC117407063 gene encoding CREB/ATF bZIP transcription factor-like isoform X2 gives MITRKRKRTEEAIHLETTSSKPASKNTVCDAFEVSENTTRVNQQQQFSHVTSEELSGLELSDLFDIEDFNWELDKDPSSPLLEVGLDGFPHHAPDDTTTQLDSDLSSFGSLQNLMNSEGGATDAQYRFQNQQRSGQKTQQSTVDLPGRSNRNAIAARVNRLKKKEYVNGLENKVTSLATENKELKEENKQLSKRLGELEDETRYLRAVLANESTLAQLLSRLAGGNGMKLSTSLFKEPKENDHDYALPGKKVKLEEKETSGGVCLHVDNNIVSVEFCSKCAESANSSHKIFFLGDCLAMLCWWGLQNSHAPDSMWILLWWKLKKRDLLLASCPDFY, from the exons ATGATAACCAGAAAAAGAAAGCGGACCGAAGAAGCTATACATCTTGAAACCACATCTTCCAAACCTGCTTCTAAAAATACGGTATGTGACGCCTTTGAAGTGTCTGAAAATACCACTCGGGTTAACCAACAACAGCAGTTCTCCCATGTGACGAGTGAGGAGCTGTCGGGACTGGAACTTTCGGATTTGTTCGACATTGAAGATTTTAACTGGGAACTGGATAAAGACCCCAGTTCTCCGCTTCTCGAAGTTGGTCTGGACGGGTTTCCACATCATGCCCCTGATGACACAACAACGCAGCTGGATTCTGACCTGAGCTCGTTTGGGTCGCTGCAAAACCTAATGAACTCTGAAGGTGGCGCAACCGATGCTCAATATCGGTTCCAAAATCAACAGAGAAGTGGGCAAAAAACTCAGCAATCTACAGTGGATCTACCAGGGAGGAGCAACCGCAACGCTATTGCTGCCAGAGTGAATCGTTTGAAAAAGAAAGAGTACGTAAACGGATTGGAAAATAAAGTCACCAGTTTGGCGACGGAGAATAAGGAGCTGAAAGAAGAGAATAAACAACTAAGCAAGAGGTTGGGTGAGCTGGAAGACGAGACGAGGTACCTCAGGGCTGTCCTGGCTAACGAAAGCACGTTAGCCCAGCTTTTAAGCAGACTCGCCGGTGGGAATGGGATGAAGCTGTCTACCTCGCTTTTCAAGGAACCCAAAGAGAACGACCACGATTACGCGCTTCCCGGGAAAAAGGTGAAGTTGGAGGAAAAGGAAACGTCCGGAGGGGTTTGTCTTCACGTCGATAACAATATCGTCTCTGTGGAATTCTGCTCTAAATGTGCAGAAAGCGCAAACTCGTCGCATAAAAT TTTTTTTCTAGGTGACTGTCTTGCCATGCTGTGTTGGTGGGGGTTACAGAACAGCCATGCACCTGACTCCATG TGGATACTGCTGTGGTGGAAGCTGAAGAAACGGGACCTGCTGCTGGCATCTTGTCCTGATTTTTATTAA